A single window of Candidatus Neptunochlamydia vexilliferae DNA harbors:
- a CDS encoding cysteine desulfurase family protein, with protein MKKRIYLDNNATTPLDPTVLDAMIAELAALPHNPSSFHSFGQEGKKVLSQSRSTIANCLGVKSSEILFTSGGTEGLNLLIRGLDTRHIVTTAIEHAAIHHTVESLSAQVTTLPVDTHGAPYPTTLPAGATLLILSAVNSETGVKIDLETWASLAKRAGIPFIVDSVALLGKEPFTIPDGVTGMAFSAHKFHGPKGVGFIYLRTGTPLTPLITGGGQEKNLRGGTENLPAIVGVTRAIELLTEENPFPYLQSLRKLFESELLREIPDLEINGDGPRIANTSNLYFPGVEGESLLIALDMEGIAASHASACASGALEPSRILLGMGYSKERAASSLRFSFSRMNTPEEIKKATETVASLVKRLRMPFLQI; from the coding sequence ATGAAAAAGAGAATCTATCTCGACAATAATGCCACAACACCGCTTGATCCCACCGTCCTAGATGCGATGATCGCGGAGCTTGCTGCCTTGCCTCATAACCCCTCCAGCTTCCACTCCTTTGGACAAGAAGGGAAAAAGGTCTTGTCACAAAGTCGCAGTACAATTGCCAATTGCTTAGGGGTCAAATCGAGTGAAATCCTTTTCACCTCTGGTGGCACCGAAGGGCTCAACCTCCTCATCCGCGGCCTCGATACCCGCCACATCGTCACCACCGCCATCGAACATGCCGCCATTCACCATACCGTGGAAAGTTTAAGTGCCCAGGTGACCACCCTCCCCGTTGATACTCACGGCGCTCCCTATCCAACAACCCTTCCCGCAGGGGCAACCCTTCTGATCCTTTCTGCCGTCAATAGCGAAACCGGTGTTAAGATCGACCTCGAAACGTGGGCCTCCCTTGCCAAACGGGCCGGTATTCCCTTCATCGTCGATAGCGTCGCCCTTCTAGGTAAAGAGCCCTTCACCATTCCCGATGGGGTGACCGGCATGGCCTTTTCGGCTCACAAATTTCATGGCCCGAAAGGGGTCGGTTTTATCTATCTTCGCACAGGGACACCGTTAACTCCCCTGATCACCGGCGGTGGCCAAGAAAAAAACTTGCGCGGCGGCACCGAAAACCTCCCCGCCATTGTCGGAGTGACCCGCGCCATCGAGCTACTGACAGAGGAAAATCCCTTCCCCTACCTCCAGTCACTCAGAAAGCTTTTTGAGTCAGAGCTCCTGCGAGAGATCCCTGACCTAGAAATTAATGGGGATGGCCCTCGAATTGCCAATACCAGCAACCTCTACTTTCCTGGAGTCGAAGGAGAGTCGCTCCTCATTGCCCTCGATATGGAAGGGATCGCCGCTTCCCACGCCTCGGCATGCGCCTCTGGCGCCCTTGAGCCTTCCCGCATCCTCCTCGGCATGGGCTACTCCAAAGAACGTGCTGCCTCCTCTTTGCGCTTTTCCTTTTCAAGGATGAACACCCCTGAGGAAATAAAAAAAGCGACCGAAACGGTCGCTTCTCTCGTCAAAAGGCTTAGGATGCCTTTCTTGCAGATATAG
- a CDS encoding Stp1/IreP family PP2C-type Ser/Thr phosphatase — protein sequence MNRCAFSLTSYGISDVGLVRKNNEDIFLNMKEHAFFALADGMGGHNAGEIAAKEAVRFVSASIEELFISREKEWDIFDLSSFSKLCIENANSWVHHLGTKKRDYQGMGTTLCTLLFHERSLIYGHVGDSRVYRLRGGTLEQLTLDHSLSNEMLAQGQVSKEELEKLPKNVLTRAIGTQNDVEAEIHIAPVMTNDIYLVCSDGLTDQVSDKEIAEILKNAKDIKSATTQLVERAKQEGGHDNVTVVTIKANEKENLSRQ from the coding sequence ATGAATCGTTGCGCCTTTTCTCTGACTTCTTATGGCATAAGCGATGTCGGTCTTGTGCGGAAAAATAACGAAGATATCTTCCTCAACATGAAGGAGCATGCCTTTTTTGCTTTGGCCGACGGGATGGGAGGACACAATGCTGGAGAAATCGCTGCCAAAGAGGCGGTCCGATTCGTCTCCGCCTCGATCGAAGAACTCTTCATCTCAAGGGAAAAAGAGTGGGATATTTTTGATCTTTCCTCTTTTAGCAAGCTTTGCATTGAAAATGCCAATAGCTGGGTCCACCACCTCGGGACTAAAAAAAGGGATTACCAAGGGATGGGAACCACCCTCTGCACCCTCCTCTTCCACGAGCGCTCCCTCATATATGGCCATGTGGGCGATAGCCGCGTTTACCGCCTCCGAGGTGGAACCCTCGAACAGCTCACCCTCGATCACTCCCTATCCAATGAGATGCTTGCTCAAGGGCAAGTCTCTAAAGAAGAATTAGAAAAGCTCCCTAAAAATGTCTTAACACGGGCGATCGGCACCCAAAACGATGTCGAAGCCGAAATCCATATTGCCCCCGTAATGACCAATGATATATACTTGGTCTGCAGCGACGGTCTCACCGACCAGGTGAGCGACAAAGAGATCGCTGAGATTTTAAAAAATGCCAAGGATATCAAAAGTGCTACGACTCAGCTCGTCGAAAGAGCCAAACAAGAGGGGGGTCACGACAACGTCACTGTCGTAACAATCAAAGCTAATGAAAAAGAGAATCTATCTCGACAATAA
- a CDS encoding serpin family protein, with protein MRQLLISAALFLTCSLWGDLSEGFNRTGMFLYYLMERNENTVISPLAINASLLTTYVGAKGTTATEIKKGLNLTLSQEEAGPAYQALVGKLMQGAQKLRVGNSLWVPVGTNVLSSYKSVIKKDFEGEIRNINFERPGAAVGEINQWVYDRSYQKIAHFLSPSEIPRSAKMLLLNSLFIVGNWESPFPTQNTGSRPFQTAGGETIQCPMMKQIAPLYYFEDEKSQIVALPLENINARLAFVLFLPKEKGELYNFFYAQDEKAPEDFLAYLNKLQKRSIELTLPKFIISHKLNLTPLLQTLGIRDALTKEADFLGIDGKKDLRISKAFHESVLSIDEGGIFATAAPSSAFSLEKEAADLSVEVNRPFLYAIYDFDSKLLLTLGECLNPTQTGIMEVLKKP; from the coding sequence ATGCGACAGCTGCTGATCAGCGCCGCGCTTTTCTTGACTTGCTCTCTTTGGGGAGACCTATCCGAAGGTTTTAACCGGACGGGGATGTTTCTTTACTATCTCATGGAAAGAAATGAAAATACTGTCATCTCCCCTCTAGCGATCAACGCCTCTTTACTCACCACCTACGTGGGAGCCAAAGGGACCACCGCCACCGAGATCAAAAAGGGGCTTAACCTCACCCTTTCTCAAGAAGAAGCGGGCCCTGCTTACCAAGCTCTTGTGGGCAAACTGATGCAAGGGGCTCAAAAGCTCCGGGTGGGAAACAGCCTCTGGGTTCCTGTTGGGACAAATGTCCTTTCCTCTTACAAAAGTGTCATCAAAAAAGACTTTGAAGGAGAGATCCGCAATATCAACTTCGAAAGGCCTGGCGCTGCTGTTGGAGAGATTAATCAATGGGTCTACGACCGCTCCTATCAAAAAATTGCCCACTTCCTTTCTCCCTCTGAGATCCCTCGGAGCGCAAAAATGCTCCTTCTCAACAGCCTCTTTATCGTCGGCAATTGGGAAAGTCCCTTCCCCACTCAAAATACGGGCTCTCGCCCCTTTCAAACAGCAGGTGGAGAGACGATTCAGTGCCCCATGATGAAACAGATCGCTCCCCTCTACTACTTCGAAGATGAAAAGAGTCAGATTGTTGCCCTCCCCTTAGAAAACATCAATGCCCGCCTCGCGTTTGTCCTCTTCCTCCCCAAGGAAAAAGGGGAGCTCTACAACTTTTTCTACGCTCAAGATGAGAAAGCCCCTGAAGACTTTTTGGCCTACTTAAACAAGCTCCAAAAACGGTCTATTGAGCTCACCCTTCCCAAGTTCATCATCAGTCACAAGCTCAACCTTACCCCGTTACTGCAAACGTTGGGGATCCGAGATGCCCTCACGAAAGAGGCCGACTTTTTGGGAATCGACGGAAAAAAAGATCTTCGGATTAGCAAAGCCTTTCATGAAAGTGTCCTCTCAATCGATGAGGGGGGCATTTTCGCAACGGCAGCACCCAGTAGCGCCTTTAGCTTGGAAAAAGAAGCAGCTGACCTTTCAGTAGAGGTCAATCGCCCTTTTCTGTATGCCATCTATGACTTTGATTCAAAGCTTCTCCTCACCTTAGGAGAGTGTTTAAACCCAACCCAAACAGGAATCATGGAGGTCTTGAAAAAACCATGA
- a CDS encoding CPBP family intramembrane glutamic endopeptidase, with product MAERLHFFRLKALPPAGGKPRYPILGLIGYLLIFFLGAPLILRLLRDCLPIDSPAVMMTTLQIVSLGLALLYLFFFSFMQERETVKALWIHPARARFSCLIEDFGLGIVAWLVAFPMTLAVGGLAKLITYIITGKEGADQLAVLFLKLVKDSPSLLVIALVAMVVLAPVIEELVFRGFLYTYLRQKMGKVGALILSSAIFAIFHFAPQQGVSNVPLLFSLFTFSFFLAFLYERQRSLLAPIALHMTFNSISVMRIFLT from the coding sequence TTGGCAGAGCGCCTCCACTTTTTTCGACTCAAAGCGCTCCCTCCAGCAGGTGGAAAACCCCGCTACCCCATCTTAGGTTTGATCGGCTATCTCCTGATCTTTTTTTTGGGAGCTCCTTTGATCCTCCGCCTCTTAAGGGACTGCCTCCCTATCGACTCCCCCGCAGTGATGATGACCACTTTGCAAATAGTCTCCCTAGGCCTTGCCCTTCTTTATCTTTTCTTCTTTTCTTTTATGCAAGAGCGGGAAACGGTAAAGGCCCTTTGGATCCATCCTGCGAGGGCCCGCTTCTCTTGCCTGATTGAAGACTTTGGGCTAGGGATCGTCGCGTGGCTTGTTGCTTTCCCGATGACCCTTGCAGTGGGAGGACTGGCCAAGCTTATCACCTACATCATCACAGGAAAAGAGGGGGCGGATCAACTTGCGGTCCTCTTCTTAAAATTGGTCAAGGACTCCCCTTCTCTTTTAGTCATCGCCCTTGTTGCCATGGTGGTGCTTGCCCCAGTCATTGAAGAGCTCGTCTTCCGCGGCTTTCTCTATACTTACCTCCGGCAAAAAATGGGTAAAGTGGGGGCGCTCATCCTCTCCTCCGCCATCTTTGCAATTTTCCACTTTGCGCCGCAGCAAGGGGTGAGCAACGTCCCCCTCCTTTTCTCTTTATTTACATTTTCTTTTTTCCTCGCCTTCCTCTATGAAAGGCAGCGCTCTTTACTCGCTCCGATCGCTTTACACATGACATTCAATTCAATAAGTGTTATGCGTATATTTTTAACTTGA
- a CDS encoding CT253 family lipoprotein, with the protein MLKRFGLIFTLCALLFGCASKGNYETTTRFHDDGRAKPSVAFTPVFDRSEANVGWSLSEEFTDQLRSRLVKRKNFYLTSPFEISEIVSGLNRENNPFGKEINWIKETFKGQEFVVFTELVEHDIHGKTPKGNFIDKITPSSELTLTMRIRVFDLRGTKPVVILQEFVHQDHLIPRPLNISDPNPEKWKRVTFTVSPLGIAHSQFAKEVAKRIEDYILLSKTQ; encoded by the coding sequence ATGTTAAAACGATTTGGTCTTATCTTCACCTTGTGCGCCCTTCTTTTTGGCTGCGCATCGAAAGGGAACTACGAAACCACCACCCGCTTCCACGACGATGGACGGGCAAAACCTTCAGTCGCCTTCACTCCTGTTTTTGATCGCTCAGAGGCCAATGTTGGCTGGAGTCTTTCCGAGGAGTTTACCGACCAGCTTCGGAGTCGTTTGGTCAAGCGGAAAAACTTTTACCTCACCTCTCCCTTTGAAATAAGTGAGATCGTCTCGGGACTGAATCGTGAAAATAACCCGTTTGGAAAAGAGATCAACTGGATCAAGGAGACCTTTAAAGGGCAAGAGTTTGTTGTCTTCACCGAGCTTGTTGAACATGATATCCATGGGAAAACCCCAAAAGGTAACTTCATCGACAAGATTACCCCCTCTTCGGAACTGACGTTAACAATGCGGATCCGGGTTTTCGACCTAAGAGGGACAAAACCTGTGGTCATCCTCCAGGAGTTTGTCCATCAGGATCACTTGATCCCCCGCCCCTTAAATATTAGCGACCCCAACCCTGAAAAATGGAAGCGGGTCACGTTTACCGTCTCCCCTTTAGGAATCGCTCACTCTCAGTTTGCTAAAGAGGTGGCCAAACGGATCGAGGATTATATTCTTCTCTCCAAGACCCAGTGA
- a CDS encoding type II toxin-antitoxin system RelE/ParE family toxin, whose protein sequence is MGTVFRFSNSSDYKRIARLEVGNFGDAKAIKGCRGLYELRIHIGPGYRIYFGRQGNIMVILLSGGKKGTQRQDILKAGEYWQDYLENNRG, encoded by the coding sequence ATGGGTACAGTCTTTAGGTTTAGCAACTCAAGCGATTATAAGCGAATTGCACGCTTAGAAGTAGGGAACTTTGGAGATGCTAAAGCAATAAAAGGATGTCGTGGGCTTTATGAGCTTCGGATCCATATAGGGCCAGGATATAGGATTTACTTTGGAAGGCAGGGGAATATTATGGTGATTTTGTTATCCGGTGGGAAAAAAGGGACTCAACGCCAAGATATTTTAAAAGCAGGAGAATATTGGCAGGATTACTTGGAGAACAACAGAGGGTAA
- a CDS encoding addiction module antidote protein, producing the protein MGKRSRRYKEDYLYKELQDPKKAAAYLNECLKDEDPAVFLIALRDVIKANGGMSKLAEEIERNRESLYRSFSVNGNPGINTLVDALDVYGLEINVQPMRLHA; encoded by the coding sequence ATGGGTAAACGTTCTAGAAGATACAAAGAAGACTATTTATATAAGGAGCTTCAGGATCCTAAAAAAGCTGCAGCCTATCTCAATGAATGCTTAAAAGATGAAGATCCTGCCGTTTTTCTTATTGCTTTGCGTGATGTTATTAAAGCTAATGGGGGAATGTCAAAGCTTGCAGAAGAAATTGAGCGTAATAGAGAGAGTTTATACAGATCTTTTTCAGTCAATGGTAACCCTGGGATCAATACCTTAGTGGATGCGCTAGATGTTTATGGACTTGAAATAAATGTGCAGCCAATGAGACTACACGCTTAA
- a CDS encoding glycogen debranching protein: MVLGVTQVGNKTTFALYSSHITALTLCLFKEGALFLETPLEKQGNIWSITLEDLPETYEYTYRIGNVEVIDPYAKRLTTRGVVTPPLPFDWENDARPLIPDEELVVYEMHVGGLTKDPSSRVEKPGTFLGMIEKIPHLKELGINGVELLPIHTFDPQKNYWGYATENFFTPLSQYGTPEDFKALVKTLHAAGIEVILDVVYNHTGTGAPFEEIDPATYYLMRDGEHLNYSGCGNTLNCNHPVVQDLIVDSLRHFVTEYHVDGFRFDLAPILTRGNDGEPLENPPLLKRLERDPILGPTRLIAETWDAAGLYQVGCFPSYHFGEWNDQFRNTLRHFIRGDGDYEAVKKRLEGSPDFYDNPDKSYNFITIHDGFTLRDLVSYDHKHNEANGEDNRDGIDDNISWSCGAEGPTDDSQILALREKQMRNFFLALLIAKGVPILLMGDEYGHTKEGNNNTWAQDSQLNYFLWDALEKNRPLFQFASKLIALRKKFLPLKDWIWLGDTPLAALIDNKVIVAFNPLPSDATLPLPEGSWTRLIDTHLPHEKEEEAIGSYALHPFSAILLVAT; this comes from the coding sequence ATGGTCCTAGGCGTTACACAGGTGGGCAACAAGACAACATTTGCCCTTTATTCGAGCCATATTACCGCGCTCACCCTCTGCTTATTTAAGGAAGGGGCTCTCTTCCTTGAAACTCCCCTGGAAAAACAAGGGAATATTTGGAGTATCACCTTAGAAGATCTTCCCGAAACCTATGAGTATACCTACCGGATTGGAAATGTCGAGGTGATCGACCCCTATGCAAAACGGCTCACCACACGAGGGGTGGTCACCCCACCCCTTCCTTTCGATTGGGAAAACGATGCGCGCCCCCTGATTCCCGATGAAGAGCTGGTGGTCTATGAGATGCACGTCGGAGGACTCACGAAAGACCCTTCGTCAAGGGTCGAGAAACCGGGAACTTTCCTCGGGATGATCGAAAAAATCCCCCACCTCAAAGAGCTTGGAATCAATGGGGTTGAACTCCTTCCCATTCACACCTTTGACCCCCAAAAAAACTACTGGGGATATGCAACAGAAAACTTCTTTACCCCTCTTTCTCAGTATGGAACTCCTGAGGATTTTAAGGCTCTAGTCAAAACGCTCCATGCCGCGGGAATCGAAGTGATTTTGGATGTAGTTTATAACCATACCGGCACGGGGGCTCCTTTCGAGGAGATCGATCCCGCAACCTATTATCTAATGCGTGATGGGGAGCATCTGAACTACTCGGGATGTGGCAATACCTTAAATTGTAATCACCCCGTTGTTCAAGACCTCATCGTCGATTCTCTCCGCCACTTTGTCACCGAGTACCATGTCGATGGGTTCCGCTTTGACCTTGCCCCGATCCTCACACGAGGCAACGATGGCGAACCACTTGAAAACCCTCCCCTCCTTAAAAGATTGGAGCGTGATCCTATCCTCGGGCCCACCCGTCTCATTGCTGAGACGTGGGACGCCGCGGGCCTTTACCAAGTGGGTTGTTTCCCCTCTTACCACTTTGGAGAGTGGAACGATCAGTTTAGGAACACCCTCCGCCACTTCATCCGGGGCGATGGAGACTACGAGGCGGTGAAAAAGCGGCTGGAAGGGTCGCCCGATTTTTATGACAACCCGGACAAAAGCTATAACTTTATCACCATTCACGATGGCTTTACCCTCCGCGATCTTGTCTCCTATGACCACAAGCACAATGAAGCAAACGGTGAGGACAACCGTGACGGGATCGATGACAATATCTCCTGGAGTTGCGGCGCTGAAGGACCCACCGACGACTCTCAAATCCTTGCCTTAAGAGAGAAGCAGATGCGCAATTTTTTCCTCGCCCTCCTCATTGCCAAGGGAGTCCCCATACTTCTCATGGGAGATGAGTATGGCCATACTAAGGAGGGAAACAACAATACCTGGGCCCAAGATAGTCAGCTCAACTACTTTCTCTGGGACGCCCTAGAAAAAAACCGCCCTCTCTTTCAGTTTGCTTCTAAACTCATCGCTCTTAGGAAAAAGTTTCTCCCCCTCAAAGACTGGATCTGGCTCGGTGATACTCCACTTGCAGCCCTGATCGACAACAAAGTGATCGTTGCCTTTAACCCTCTTCCCAGCGATGCGACTCTCCCCCTTCCTGAAGGAAGCTGGACCCGCCTGATCGACACCCACCTCCCTCATGAAAAAGAGGAGGAAGCAATCGGCTCTTACGCACTCCATCCCTTTAGCGCTATTCTCCTTGTTGCCACTTAA
- a CDS encoding CesT family type III secretion system chaperone, protein MSLQNAEANLREFGKELNLEGLAFDENHTCILGIDNTFSLHLTYEPNSDRLYLYSPILDGLPKDDATRVKLWEALLEGSMLGGQMAGGGIGVAFKEELILMHCVVEMGSGADASSLRRFAPLFVEAVEKWRERAKNIIEGRDPGATGFPGGIDPSKHPMGGQPGPGGAPGGKDDDQPKPGDRFIKI, encoded by the coding sequence ATGTCACTGCAAAATGCTGAAGCAAACCTAAGAGAGTTTGGAAAGGAACTGAATTTAGAGGGACTGGCTTTTGATGAAAACCACACCTGTATTTTAGGGATTGATAATACCTTTTCCCTTCACCTAACCTATGAGCCGAATTCTGATCGTCTCTATCTTTATTCTCCCATCCTAGATGGACTTCCAAAAGATGATGCAACCCGAGTAAAACTTTGGGAAGCACTTCTTGAAGGATCGATGCTTGGTGGCCAGATGGCTGGAGGAGGCATTGGGGTTGCTTTTAAAGAAGAGCTGATCCTTATGCACTGCGTTGTTGAAATGGGATCGGGCGCGGATGCCTCATCACTTAGACGTTTTGCCCCTCTTTTTGTCGAAGCGGTTGAAAAGTGGCGTGAGCGCGCGAAAAACATCATCGAAGGACGTGACCCAGGAGCGACCGGCTTCCCTGGTGGCATCGATCCGAGCAAGCACCCAATGGGTGGACAGCCTGGACCAGGAGGAGCTCCTGGCGGCAAAGATGATGATCAGCCAAAACCTGGCGATCGCTTCATCAAAATCTAA